GCTTGAAGAGTGGAACCAGCAACAGATTGATAGTGAGCTGCTTCAGCGAGGGTGTAAGTGGATCTTCCAGCCACCTACCGCCTCAAGTATGTCAGGAGTTTGGGAGCGCCTCGTGCGCAGTGCTAAGACTGTCTTAAAGGCAATCCTTGGGGCTCAAGTAGTCACAGAACCAGTTCTTCAAACCCTGCTGACAGAAGTTGAAACGGTGCTAAATGGGAGGGCACTCACCGCCAATTCAGGTGATCCTAACGACTTGCAGCCACTCACACCTGCGCACTTTCTCATGCAGAGGCAATCCATCTGCCTACCTCCAGGCGTATTCGAGAAAGCAGACCAGTACAGGAGAAAGTGGAAGGAAGTCCAATTTCTTGCTGACTTATTTTGGATGAGATGGGTGCCGGAATACCTTCCGACCCTGCAAATCCGAGAAAAATGGCGCAAAGCCCTTCCCAACCTGAAGCGAAACGCCCTAGTTTTGCTGGGTGATGAGAACGTGCCAAGAGGTCATTGGAACCTTGGTCGTGTCTTGGACGTTTACCCTGGACCTGATGGAATGGTACGCACTGTCAAAGTCAA
This is a stretch of genomic DNA from Montipora capricornis isolate CH-2021 unplaced genomic scaffold, ASM3666992v2 scaffold_22, whole genome shotgun sequence. It encodes these proteins:
- the LOC138034827 gene encoding uncharacterized protein, translated to MCLRRFINRRGEVTEIRCDRGSNFVGAQRELREGLEEWNQQQIDSELLQRGCKWIFQPPTASSMSGVWERLVRSAKTVLKAILGAQVVTEPVLQTLLTEVETVLNGRALTANSGDPNDLQPLTPAHFLMQRQSICLPPGVFEKADQYRRKWKEVQFLADLFWMRWVPEYLPTLQIREKWRKALPNLKRNALVLLGDENVPRGHWNLGRVLDVYPGPDGM